The following proteins come from a genomic window of Nothobranchius furzeri strain GRZ-AD chromosome 1, NfurGRZ-RIMD1, whole genome shotgun sequence:
- the LOC107382796 gene encoding basic helix-loop-helix ARNT-like protein 2 isoform X1, whose amino-acid sequence MSAGGSGGTATRPAADHDADKEEEEEASQAGSLMPAVGTQRKRKGDTEERQSISFQIDDDLSRSEGEDQQVKMKCFRVPHCQAERRRREKINNLIKELSAMIPACQPMAQKLDRLTVLRKAVQHLKALKAGARGTFTDSTCKPSILPHDDLRQLLLKAAEGFLLVVRCDRAKILFISESVSKILNFSQLELTGQSLFDFIHPKDITKVKEQLSSSETLPHQLPSDASTRVQAQEETPVRASRLASGARRSFFCRMKHSRVAGKNEDQHSQPGASKKKDSSRYCTLHCTGYMRSWPSSQLDPEGDVADTETSNLNCLVTMCRLHPHISQQSPKGVNVKTTEFVTRCAIDGKFTFVDQQATTVIGYLPQEVLGTSCYEFFHQDDLQHLAGKHIQVLRSKEKVETQSYKFKTKYGSYVSLQSQWCCFTNPWTKEVEFIVSVNRVISGPAHTKHEEEAGSTKSLHEDTQQIPEIPGLSRRVGTMIYASSIGTQIANEFIESSSRANSSPSSGASSPFGSVQEKCPESSRSVSDPAKAASSREEAAGSSSETQTDSRTAADARAVMSEGTGESIQLAEDMESMFVPGLSSFSSDEATMEVIVSLLETDINMGQPGDFEDLNWHF is encoded by the exons ATCATGATGCAgataaggaggaggaggaggaggcaagcCAAGCAGGATCCTTGATGCCAGCTGTTGGGACACAAAGGAAACGAAAGGGAGACACAGAGGAAAG GCAAAGCATCAGCTTCCAAATAGATGATGACCTCAGCAG ATCTGAAGGAGAGGATCAGCAAGTCAAAATGAAGTGCTTCAG GGTGCCTCACTGTCAGGCTGAAAGGCGACGAAGGGAGAAAATAAACAATCTCATTAAGGAGCTGTCTGCCATGATTCCTGCCTGTCAGCCCATGGCTCAAAAACTCGACAGACTCACTGTGCTGCGGAAGGCTGTACAACACCTGAAAGCCCTGAAAG CTGGAGCGCGCGGTACCTTTACAGACTCCACCTGCAAGCCTTCCATCCTGCCCCATGATGACCTTAGGCAGCTTTTGCTCAAG GCTGCAGAAGGATTTCTACTAGTTGTAAGATGTGACCGAGCGAAAATCCTGTTCATCTCTGAGTCTGTCTCCAAGATCCTCAACTTCAGTCAG tTGGAGCTAACTGGACAGAGTTTATTTGATTTCATCCACCCCAAAGATATCACCAAGGTGAAGGAACAGCTTTCATCCTCTGAAACGCTTCCTCACCAACTTCCCTCTGATGCATCGA CCAGGGTCCAGGCTCAGGAGGAGACCCCTGTCAGGGCATCCCGCTTGGCCAGTGGAGCTCGGCGATCCTTCTTTTGCCGAATGAAGCACAGTCGAGTCGCTGGGAAAAATGAAGACCAGCACTCACAGCCTGGTGCCTCCAAAAAGAAAG ACTCTTCCAGGTACTGCACCCTCCACTGTACCGGATACATGCGCAGTTGGCCGAGCAGCCAGCTTGACCCGGAGGGTGACGTCGCAGATACGGAGACCTCCAACCTGAACTGCCTGGTGACCATGTGCCGCCTCCACCCTCACATTTCCCAACAGTCCCCTAAAGGCGTCAACGTCAAAACCACCGAGTTTGTTACCCGTTGTGCAATCGACGGCAAGTTCACTTTTGTAGATCAACA AGCCACAACAGTCATCGGTTATTTGCCGCAGGAAGTTCTAGGCACCTCGTGTTACGAATTCTTCCACCAGGACGACCTGCAGCACCTCGCGGGGAAACACATACAAG TTCTTCGAAGCAAAGAGAAGGTTGAGACACAGAGCTACAAGTTCAAAACAAAATATGGCTCCTACGTTTCTCTCCAGAGTCAGTGGTGCTGCTTCACTAATCCATGGACCAAAGAAGTTGAGTTCATCGTGTCTGTAAACAGGGTCATCTC GGGGCCTGCTCACACAAAACATGAAGAGGAGGCTGGCAGCACTAAATCACTCCATG AGGACACACAGCAAATACCAGAAATTCCTGGCCTGTCCCGTAGAGTGGGCACAATGATCTACGCAAGCAGCATCGGGACACAAATTGCCAATGAGTTCATCGAGTCCTCCAG CAGAGCAAACTCATCTCCTTCAAGCGGAGCCTCAAGTCCGTTTGGTTCTGTCCAGGAGAAATGCCCAGAGAGCAGCAGGAGCGTGAGTGACCCTGCAAAGGCA gcttcCAGTCGAGAGGAGGCAGCAGGCAGCTCTTCAGAGACCCAGACGGACTCGAGGACAGCAGCTGATGCTAGAGCTGTGATGTCTGAGGGCACAG GTGAGTCCATCCAGCTTGCAGAGGACATGGAGAGCATGTTTGTTCCAGGACTGAGCAGCTTCAGCAGCGACGAGGCGACCATGGAGGTAATTGTGAGCCTGCTGGAGACGGACATAAACATGGGTCAACCTGGAGACTTTGAGGATTTAAACTGGCATTTCTAG
- the LOC107382796 gene encoding basic helix-loop-helix ARNT-like protein 2 isoform X4, translating into MSAGGSGGTATRPAADHDADKEEEEEASQAGSLMPAVGTQRKRKGDTEERQSISFQIDDDLSRSEGEDQQVKMKCFRVPHCQAERRRREKINNLIKELSAMIPACQPMAQKLDRLTVLRKAVQHLKALKAGARGTFTDSTCKPSILPHDDLRQLLLKAAEGFLLVVRCDRAKILFISESVSKILNFSQLELTGQSLFDFIHPKDITKVKEQLSSSETLPHQLPSDASTRVQAQEETPVRASRLASGARRSFFCRMKHSRVAGKNEDQHSQPGASKKKDSSRYCTLHCTGYMRSWPSSQLDPEGDVADTETSNLNCLVTMCRLHPHISQQSPKGVNVKTTEFVTRCAIDGKFTFVDQQATTVIGYLPQEVLGTSCYEFFHQDDLQHLAGKHIQVLRSKEKVETQSYKFKTKYGSYVSLQSQWCCFTNPWTKEVEFIVSVNRVISGPAHTKHEEEAGSTKSLHEDTQQIPEIPGLSRRVGTMIYASSIGTQIANEFIESSRANSSPSSGASSPFGSVQEKCPESSRSASSREEAAGSSSETQTDSRTAADARAVMSEGTGESIQLAEDMESMFVPGLSSFSSDEATMEVIVSLLETDINMGQPGDFEDLNWHF; encoded by the exons ATCATGATGCAgataaggaggaggaggaggaggcaagcCAAGCAGGATCCTTGATGCCAGCTGTTGGGACACAAAGGAAACGAAAGGGAGACACAGAGGAAAG GCAAAGCATCAGCTTCCAAATAGATGATGACCTCAGCAG ATCTGAAGGAGAGGATCAGCAAGTCAAAATGAAGTGCTTCAG GGTGCCTCACTGTCAGGCTGAAAGGCGACGAAGGGAGAAAATAAACAATCTCATTAAGGAGCTGTCTGCCATGATTCCTGCCTGTCAGCCCATGGCTCAAAAACTCGACAGACTCACTGTGCTGCGGAAGGCTGTACAACACCTGAAAGCCCTGAAAG CTGGAGCGCGCGGTACCTTTACAGACTCCACCTGCAAGCCTTCCATCCTGCCCCATGATGACCTTAGGCAGCTTTTGCTCAAG GCTGCAGAAGGATTTCTACTAGTTGTAAGATGTGACCGAGCGAAAATCCTGTTCATCTCTGAGTCTGTCTCCAAGATCCTCAACTTCAGTCAG tTGGAGCTAACTGGACAGAGTTTATTTGATTTCATCCACCCCAAAGATATCACCAAGGTGAAGGAACAGCTTTCATCCTCTGAAACGCTTCCTCACCAACTTCCCTCTGATGCATCGA CCAGGGTCCAGGCTCAGGAGGAGACCCCTGTCAGGGCATCCCGCTTGGCCAGTGGAGCTCGGCGATCCTTCTTTTGCCGAATGAAGCACAGTCGAGTCGCTGGGAAAAATGAAGACCAGCACTCACAGCCTGGTGCCTCCAAAAAGAAAG ACTCTTCCAGGTACTGCACCCTCCACTGTACCGGATACATGCGCAGTTGGCCGAGCAGCCAGCTTGACCCGGAGGGTGACGTCGCAGATACGGAGACCTCCAACCTGAACTGCCTGGTGACCATGTGCCGCCTCCACCCTCACATTTCCCAACAGTCCCCTAAAGGCGTCAACGTCAAAACCACCGAGTTTGTTACCCGTTGTGCAATCGACGGCAAGTTCACTTTTGTAGATCAACA AGCCACAACAGTCATCGGTTATTTGCCGCAGGAAGTTCTAGGCACCTCGTGTTACGAATTCTTCCACCAGGACGACCTGCAGCACCTCGCGGGGAAACACATACAAG TTCTTCGAAGCAAAGAGAAGGTTGAGACACAGAGCTACAAGTTCAAAACAAAATATGGCTCCTACGTTTCTCTCCAGAGTCAGTGGTGCTGCTTCACTAATCCATGGACCAAAGAAGTTGAGTTCATCGTGTCTGTAAACAGGGTCATCTC GGGGCCTGCTCACACAAAACATGAAGAGGAGGCTGGCAGCACTAAATCACTCCATG AGGACACACAGCAAATACCAGAAATTCCTGGCCTGTCCCGTAGAGTGGGCACAATGATCTACGCAAGCAGCATCGGGACACAAATTGCCAATGAGTTCATCGAGTCCTCCAG AGCAAACTCATCTCCTTCAAGCGGAGCCTCAAGTCCGTTTGGTTCTGTCCAGGAGAAATGCCCAGAGAGCAGCAGGAGC gcttcCAGTCGAGAGGAGGCAGCAGGCAGCTCTTCAGAGACCCAGACGGACTCGAGGACAGCAGCTGATGCTAGAGCTGTGATGTCTGAGGGCACAG GTGAGTCCATCCAGCTTGCAGAGGACATGGAGAGCATGTTTGTTCCAGGACTGAGCAGCTTCAGCAGCGACGAGGCGACCATGGAGGTAATTGTGAGCCTGCTGGAGACGGACATAAACATGGGTCAACCTGGAGACTTTGAGGATTTAAACTGGCATTTCTAG
- the LOC107382796 gene encoding basic helix-loop-helix ARNT-like protein 2 isoform X2 gives MSAGGSGGTATRPAADHDADKEEEEEASQAGSLMPAVGTQRKRKGDTEERQSISFQIDDDLSRSEGEDQQVKMKCFRVPHCQAERRRREKINNLIKELSAMIPACQPMAQKLDRLTVLRKAVQHLKALKAGARGTFTDSTCKPSILPHDDLRQLLLKAAEGFLLVVRCDRAKILFISESVSKILNFSQLELTGQSLFDFIHPKDITKVKEQLSSSETLPHQLPSDASTRVQAQEETPVRASRLASGARRSFFCRMKHSRVAGKNEDQHSQPGASKKKDSSRYCTLHCTGYMRSWPSSQLDPEGDVADTETSNLNCLVTMCRLHPHISQQSPKGVNVKTTEFVTRCAIDGKFTFVDQQATTVIGYLPQEVLGTSCYEFFHQDDLQHLAGKHIQVLRSKEKVETQSYKFKTKYGSYVSLQSQWCCFTNPWTKEVEFIVSVNRVISGPAHTKHEEEAGSTKSLHEDTQQIPEIPGLSRRVGTMIYASSIGTQIANEFIESSRANSSPSSGASSPFGSVQEKCPESSRSVSDPAKAASSREEAAGSSSETQTDSRTAADARAVMSEGTGESIQLAEDMESMFVPGLSSFSSDEATMEVIVSLLETDINMGQPGDFEDLNWHF, from the exons ATCATGATGCAgataaggaggaggaggaggaggcaagcCAAGCAGGATCCTTGATGCCAGCTGTTGGGACACAAAGGAAACGAAAGGGAGACACAGAGGAAAG GCAAAGCATCAGCTTCCAAATAGATGATGACCTCAGCAG ATCTGAAGGAGAGGATCAGCAAGTCAAAATGAAGTGCTTCAG GGTGCCTCACTGTCAGGCTGAAAGGCGACGAAGGGAGAAAATAAACAATCTCATTAAGGAGCTGTCTGCCATGATTCCTGCCTGTCAGCCCATGGCTCAAAAACTCGACAGACTCACTGTGCTGCGGAAGGCTGTACAACACCTGAAAGCCCTGAAAG CTGGAGCGCGCGGTACCTTTACAGACTCCACCTGCAAGCCTTCCATCCTGCCCCATGATGACCTTAGGCAGCTTTTGCTCAAG GCTGCAGAAGGATTTCTACTAGTTGTAAGATGTGACCGAGCGAAAATCCTGTTCATCTCTGAGTCTGTCTCCAAGATCCTCAACTTCAGTCAG tTGGAGCTAACTGGACAGAGTTTATTTGATTTCATCCACCCCAAAGATATCACCAAGGTGAAGGAACAGCTTTCATCCTCTGAAACGCTTCCTCACCAACTTCCCTCTGATGCATCGA CCAGGGTCCAGGCTCAGGAGGAGACCCCTGTCAGGGCATCCCGCTTGGCCAGTGGAGCTCGGCGATCCTTCTTTTGCCGAATGAAGCACAGTCGAGTCGCTGGGAAAAATGAAGACCAGCACTCACAGCCTGGTGCCTCCAAAAAGAAAG ACTCTTCCAGGTACTGCACCCTCCACTGTACCGGATACATGCGCAGTTGGCCGAGCAGCCAGCTTGACCCGGAGGGTGACGTCGCAGATACGGAGACCTCCAACCTGAACTGCCTGGTGACCATGTGCCGCCTCCACCCTCACATTTCCCAACAGTCCCCTAAAGGCGTCAACGTCAAAACCACCGAGTTTGTTACCCGTTGTGCAATCGACGGCAAGTTCACTTTTGTAGATCAACA AGCCACAACAGTCATCGGTTATTTGCCGCAGGAAGTTCTAGGCACCTCGTGTTACGAATTCTTCCACCAGGACGACCTGCAGCACCTCGCGGGGAAACACATACAAG TTCTTCGAAGCAAAGAGAAGGTTGAGACACAGAGCTACAAGTTCAAAACAAAATATGGCTCCTACGTTTCTCTCCAGAGTCAGTGGTGCTGCTTCACTAATCCATGGACCAAAGAAGTTGAGTTCATCGTGTCTGTAAACAGGGTCATCTC GGGGCCTGCTCACACAAAACATGAAGAGGAGGCTGGCAGCACTAAATCACTCCATG AGGACACACAGCAAATACCAGAAATTCCTGGCCTGTCCCGTAGAGTGGGCACAATGATCTACGCAAGCAGCATCGGGACACAAATTGCCAATGAGTTCATCGAGTCCTCCAG AGCAAACTCATCTCCTTCAAGCGGAGCCTCAAGTCCGTTTGGTTCTGTCCAGGAGAAATGCCCAGAGAGCAGCAGGAGCGTGAGTGACCCTGCAAAGGCA gcttcCAGTCGAGAGGAGGCAGCAGGCAGCTCTTCAGAGACCCAGACGGACTCGAGGACAGCAGCTGATGCTAGAGCTGTGATGTCTGAGGGCACAG GTGAGTCCATCCAGCTTGCAGAGGACATGGAGAGCATGTTTGTTCCAGGACTGAGCAGCTTCAGCAGCGACGAGGCGACCATGGAGGTAATTGTGAGCCTGCTGGAGACGGACATAAACATGGGTCAACCTGGAGACTTTGAGGATTTAAACTGGCATTTCTAG
- the LOC107382796 gene encoding basic helix-loop-helix ARNT-like protein 2 isoform X3, whose translation MSAGGSGGTATRPAADHDADKEEEEEASQAGSLMPAVGTQRKRKGDTEERQSISFQIDDDLSRSEGEDQQVKMKCFRVPHCQAERRRREKINNLIKELSAMIPACQPMAQKLDRLTVLRKAVQHLKALKAGARGTFTDSTCKPSILPHDDLRQLLLKAAEGFLLVVRCDRAKILFISESVSKILNFSQLELTGQSLFDFIHPKDITKVKEQLSSSETLPHQLPSDASTRVQAQEETPVRASRLASGARRSFFCRMKHSRVAGKNEDQHSQPGASKKKDSSRYCTLHCTGYMRSWPSSQLDPEGDVADTETSNLNCLVTMCRLHPHISQQSPKGVNVKTTEFVTRCAIDGKFTFVDQQATTVIGYLPQEVLGTSCYEFFHQDDLQHLAGKHIQVLRSKEKVETQSYKFKTKYGSYVSLQSQWCCFTNPWTKEVEFIVSVNRVISGPAHTKHEEEAGSTKSLHEDTQQIPEIPGLSRRVGTMIYASSIGTQIANEFIESSSRANSSPSSGASSPFGSVQEKCPESSRSASSREEAAGSSSETQTDSRTAADARAVMSEGTGESIQLAEDMESMFVPGLSSFSSDEATMEVIVSLLETDINMGQPGDFEDLNWHF comes from the exons ATCATGATGCAgataaggaggaggaggaggaggcaagcCAAGCAGGATCCTTGATGCCAGCTGTTGGGACACAAAGGAAACGAAAGGGAGACACAGAGGAAAG GCAAAGCATCAGCTTCCAAATAGATGATGACCTCAGCAG ATCTGAAGGAGAGGATCAGCAAGTCAAAATGAAGTGCTTCAG GGTGCCTCACTGTCAGGCTGAAAGGCGACGAAGGGAGAAAATAAACAATCTCATTAAGGAGCTGTCTGCCATGATTCCTGCCTGTCAGCCCATGGCTCAAAAACTCGACAGACTCACTGTGCTGCGGAAGGCTGTACAACACCTGAAAGCCCTGAAAG CTGGAGCGCGCGGTACCTTTACAGACTCCACCTGCAAGCCTTCCATCCTGCCCCATGATGACCTTAGGCAGCTTTTGCTCAAG GCTGCAGAAGGATTTCTACTAGTTGTAAGATGTGACCGAGCGAAAATCCTGTTCATCTCTGAGTCTGTCTCCAAGATCCTCAACTTCAGTCAG tTGGAGCTAACTGGACAGAGTTTATTTGATTTCATCCACCCCAAAGATATCACCAAGGTGAAGGAACAGCTTTCATCCTCTGAAACGCTTCCTCACCAACTTCCCTCTGATGCATCGA CCAGGGTCCAGGCTCAGGAGGAGACCCCTGTCAGGGCATCCCGCTTGGCCAGTGGAGCTCGGCGATCCTTCTTTTGCCGAATGAAGCACAGTCGAGTCGCTGGGAAAAATGAAGACCAGCACTCACAGCCTGGTGCCTCCAAAAAGAAAG ACTCTTCCAGGTACTGCACCCTCCACTGTACCGGATACATGCGCAGTTGGCCGAGCAGCCAGCTTGACCCGGAGGGTGACGTCGCAGATACGGAGACCTCCAACCTGAACTGCCTGGTGACCATGTGCCGCCTCCACCCTCACATTTCCCAACAGTCCCCTAAAGGCGTCAACGTCAAAACCACCGAGTTTGTTACCCGTTGTGCAATCGACGGCAAGTTCACTTTTGTAGATCAACA AGCCACAACAGTCATCGGTTATTTGCCGCAGGAAGTTCTAGGCACCTCGTGTTACGAATTCTTCCACCAGGACGACCTGCAGCACCTCGCGGGGAAACACATACAAG TTCTTCGAAGCAAAGAGAAGGTTGAGACACAGAGCTACAAGTTCAAAACAAAATATGGCTCCTACGTTTCTCTCCAGAGTCAGTGGTGCTGCTTCACTAATCCATGGACCAAAGAAGTTGAGTTCATCGTGTCTGTAAACAGGGTCATCTC GGGGCCTGCTCACACAAAACATGAAGAGGAGGCTGGCAGCACTAAATCACTCCATG AGGACACACAGCAAATACCAGAAATTCCTGGCCTGTCCCGTAGAGTGGGCACAATGATCTACGCAAGCAGCATCGGGACACAAATTGCCAATGAGTTCATCGAGTCCTCCAG CAGAGCAAACTCATCTCCTTCAAGCGGAGCCTCAAGTCCGTTTGGTTCTGTCCAGGAGAAATGCCCAGAGAGCAGCAGGAGC gcttcCAGTCGAGAGGAGGCAGCAGGCAGCTCTTCAGAGACCCAGACGGACTCGAGGACAGCAGCTGATGCTAGAGCTGTGATGTCTGAGGGCACAG GTGAGTCCATCCAGCTTGCAGAGGACATGGAGAGCATGTTTGTTCCAGGACTGAGCAGCTTCAGCAGCGACGAGGCGACCATGGAGGTAATTGTGAGCCTGCTGGAGACGGACATAAACATGGGTCAACCTGGAGACTTTGAGGATTTAAACTGGCATTTCTAG